From the Kogia breviceps isolate mKogBre1 chromosome 3, mKogBre1 haplotype 1, whole genome shotgun sequence genome, one window contains:
- the LOC131752671 gene encoding malate dehydrogenase, mitochondrial-like isoform X1: MLSSLARPASATLCCSFSTLAQNNAKVAVLEASRGIGQPLSLLLKNSPLVSHLTLYDIAHTPRVAANLSHIETRATVKGYLGPEQLPDCLKGCNVVVIPVGVPRKPSMTRDDLFNTNTTIVATLTVACAQHCPKAVICIISNLVNSTIPITAEVFKKHGVYNPNKIFGVTTLDIVQANTFVAELKGLDPACVNVPVIGGHAGKAIIPLILQCTPNVDFPQNQLTTLIGRIQKAIMEVVKAKAGAGSATLSMAYAGARFVFSLLDAVNGKEGVVKCSFIKSQGTDCPYFSIPLPLGKKGIEKNLGIGKISPFEEKKIAEAIPELKASIKKGEEFVKNMK; encoded by the coding sequence ATGCTCTCCTCCCTCGCCCGGCCTGCCAGTGCCACTCTCTGCTGCAGCTTCAGCACCTTGGCCCAGAACAATGCTAAAGTAGCCGTGCTGGAGGCTTCCAGAGGAATCGGGCAGCCGCTTTCACTTCTCCTGAAGAACAGCCCCTTGGTGAGCCACCTGACCCTCTACGATATTGCTCATACACCCAGAGTGGCTGCCAATCTGAGCCACATAGAGACCAGAGCGACAGTAAAAGGCTACCTCGGACCTGAGCAGCTGCCAGACTGCCTGAAGGGCTGCAATGTGGTGGTAATTCCAGTGGGAGTCCCAAGAAAACCAAGCATGACCCGGGATGACCTTTTCAACACTAACACCACGATTGTGGCCACCCTGACTGTTGCCTGTGCTCAGCACTGCCCCAAGGCCGTGATCTGCATCATTTCAAATCTGGTTAACTCCACCATTCCAATCACAGCAGAAGTTTTCAAGAAACACGGAGTATACAACCCCAATAAAATATTTGGGGTGACAACCCTGGACATTGTCCAAGCCAACACTTTTGTTGCAGAACTGAAGGGTTTGGACCCAGCTTGCGTCAACGTTCCTGTCATTGGCGGCCATGCTGGGAAGGCCATCATCCCCCTGATCTTGCAGTGCACCCCCAACGTGGACTTCCCCCAGAACCAGCTGACCACCCTCATTGGGCGGATCCAGAAGGCCATCATGGAGGTGGTGAAGGCTAAGGCCGGAGCAGGCTCTGCCACCCTATCCATGGCATATGCTGGAGCCCGGTTTGTCTTCTCCCTCTTGGATGCGGTGAACGGAAAGGAAGGAGTTGTCAAATGTTCCTTCATTAAGTCCCAAGGAACGGACTGTCCATATTTCTCCATACCATTGCCGCTGGGGAAAAAGGGCATCGAGAAGAATCTAGGCATTGGCAAAATCTCCCCTTTCGAAGAGAAGAAGATCGCTGAGGCCATTCCTGAGCTGAAAGCCTCCATCAAGAAAGGAGAGGAGTTTGTAAAGAACATGAAGTGA
- the LOC131752671 gene encoding malate dehydrogenase, mitochondrial-like isoform X2, producing the protein MLSSLARPASATLCCSFSTLAQNNAKVAVLEASRGIGQPLSLLLKNSPLVSHLTLYDIAHTPRVAANLSHIETRATVKGYLGPEQLPDCLKGCNVVVIPVGVPRKPSMTRDDLFNTNTTIVATLTVACAQHCPKAVICIISNLGLDPACVNVPVIGGHAGKAIIPLILQCTPNVDFPQNQLTTLIGRIQKAIMEVVKAKAGAGSATLSMAYAGARFVFSLLDAVNGKEGVVKCSFIKSQGTDCPYFSIPLPLGKKGIEKNLGIGKISPFEEKKIAEAIPELKASIKKGEEFVKNMK; encoded by the exons ATGCTCTCCTCCCTCGCCCGGCCTGCCAGTGCCACTCTCTGCTGCAGCTTCAGCACCTTGGCCCAGAACAATGCTAAAGTAGCCGTGCTGGAGGCTTCCAGAGGAATCGGGCAGCCGCTTTCACTTCTCCTGAAGAACAGCCCCTTGGTGAGCCACCTGACCCTCTACGATATTGCTCATACACCCAGAGTGGCTGCCAATCTGAGCCACATAGAGACCAGAGCGACAGTAAAAGGCTACCTCGGACCTGAGCAGCTGCCAGACTGCCTGAAGGGCTGCAATGTGGTGGTAATTCCAGTGGGAGTCCCAAGAAAACCAAGCATGACCCGGGATGACCTTTTCAACACTAACACCACGATTGTGGCCACCCTGACTGTTGCCTGTGCTCAGCACTGCCCCAAGGCCGTGATCTGCATCATTTCAAATCTG GGTTTGGACCCAGCTTGCGTCAACGTTCCTGTCATTGGCGGCCATGCTGGGAAGGCCATCATCCCCCTGATCTTGCAGTGCACCCCCAACGTGGACTTCCCCCAGAACCAGCTGACCACCCTCATTGGGCGGATCCAGAAGGCCATCATGGAGGTGGTGAAGGCTAAGGCCGGAGCAGGCTCTGCCACCCTATCCATGGCATATGCTGGAGCCCGGTTTGTCTTCTCCCTCTTGGATGCGGTGAACGGAAAGGAAGGAGTTGTCAAATGTTCCTTCATTAAGTCCCAAGGAACGGACTGTCCATATTTCTCCATACCATTGCCGCTGGGGAAAAAGGGCATCGAGAAGAATCTAGGCATTGGCAAAATCTCCCCTTTCGAAGAGAAGAAGATCGCTGAGGCCATTCCTGAGCTGAAAGCCTCCATCAAGAAAGGAGAGGAGTTTGTAAAGAACATGAAGTGA